A region of Diceros bicornis minor isolate mBicDic1 chromosome 9, mDicBic1.mat.cur, whole genome shotgun sequence DNA encodes the following proteins:
- the GPR12 gene encoding G-protein coupled receptor 12, whose protein sequence is MNEDLKVNLSGLPRDYLDAGAAENVSAAVSSQVPVIEPEPELVVNPWDIVLCTSGTLISCENAVVVLIIFHNPSLRAPMFLLIGSLALADLLAGIGLIINFVFAYLLQSEATKLVTIGLIVASFSASVCSLLAITVDRYLSLYYALTYHSERTVTFTYVMLIMLWGTSICLGLLPIMGWNCLRDESTCSVIRPLTKNNAAILSVSFLFMFALMLQLYVQICKIVMRHAHQIALQHHFLATSHYVTTRKGVSTLAIILGTFAACWMPFTLYSLIADYTYPSIYTYATLLPATYNSIINPVIYAFRNQEIQKALCLICCGCIPSSLSQRARSPSDV, encoded by the coding sequence ATGAATGAAGACCTGAAGGTCAATTTAAGCGGGCTGCCTCGGGATTATTTAGATGCCGGTGCTGCGGAGAACGTCTCAGCGGCCGTCTCCTCCCAGGTTCCTGTCATAGAGCCAGAGCCAGAGCTGGTTGTCAACCCTTGGGACATTGTCTTGTGTACCTCGGGAACCCTCATCTCCTGTGAAAATGCCGTTGTGGTCCTTATCATCTTCCATAACCCCAGCCTGCGAGCACCCATGTTCCTGCTCATAGGCAGCCTGGCTCTTGCAGACCTGCTGGCCGGCATTGGCCTCATCATCAATTTTGTTTTTGCCTACCTGCTTCAGTCAGAAGCCACCAAGCTGGTCACAATCGGACTCATTGTCgcctctttctctgcctctgtctgcagCTTGCTGGCTATCACTGTTGACCGCTACCTCTCCCTGTATTACGCTCTGACATACCATTCGGAGAGGACGGTCACGTTTACCTATGTCATGCTCATCATGCTCTGGGGGACCTCCATCTGCCTGGGACTGCTGCCCATCATGGGCTGGAACTGCCTCAGAGACGAGTCCACCTGCAGTGTGATCAGACCTCTCACCAAGAACAACGCAGCCATCctttctgtctccttcctcttCATGTTTGCGCTTATGCTTCAGCTCTACGTCCAGATCTGTAAGATTGTGATGAGGCACGCCCATCAGATAGCCCTGCAGCACCACTTCCTGGCCACCTCGCACTACGTGACCACCCGGAAGGGGGTCTCGACCCTGGCCATCATCCTGGGGACCTTTGCTGCTTGCTGGATGCCTTTCACCCTCTATTCCTTGATAGCTGATTACACCTACCCCTCCATCTACACCTATGCCACGCTCCTGCCCGCCACCTACAACTCTATCATCAACCCTGTCATATACGCTTTCAGAAACCAAGAGATCCAGAAAGCCCTCTGTCTCATTTGCTGTGGCTGTATCCCGTCCAGTCTCTCCCAGAGAGCACGGTCCCCCAGCGATGTGTAG